The Deinococcus carri sequence GACGGCCCGCCCGGGGTTACTCGCGCCGCCCGCGGCTGAGGTCAATCAGGGCATCCCAACTGTCGGGCTGCGTGGGGTCGTCGAGGGCGGCCTTGTTGCGGCCGGTGAAACCACACTTGCGGCAGCGGTGGAGGATGATCCAGCCCTTCTTGCTGCTCTGTTCCACACCAACCGGCACCATCACGCCGTGGCAGTCGCAGGCGCGGTCGCCGGGCTGCACGTCCACATGCAGGGAGTGCAGGCAGGCGGGGCAGTGGTTGCGCACCGAGCCGTTCTGAAGCGGCTGGACCGCCGCGCCGCAGTGGGCGCAGGTAAAGGCGTTGTTGGTGCCCTGCACCGTGAAGCGCCGCGCCATCACCCTGGTCCCCTGCCCCGCTGCCCCCCACGGCGGGCCGCCCAGCGCGAGTCCAGAAACGCGCGGATGCCCGGCACCGACACCAGGCACAGGCCCAGCAGC is a genomic window containing:
- a CDS encoding RNHCP domain-containing protein, with amino-acid sequence MARRFTVQGTNNAFTCAHCGAAVQPLQNGSVRNHCPACLHSLHVDVQPGDRACDCHGVMVPVGVEQSSKKGWIILHRCRKCGFTGRNKAALDDPTQPDSWDALIDLSRGRRE